In Phaeobacter gallaeciensis DSM 26640, a genomic segment contains:
- the mdoH gene encoding glucans biosynthesis glucosyltransferase MdoH: MTNFSLTPPEQPLAMPEQNFGAYFQDQACPALGNMAARSATKGEATQGQVALWRVLAFSPAMAATGLLTWGMKDWFSADGFSILEIALLVLISFNFFWICFSVSTVLLGLWGLAQRPRALGRGRPQQMKVALLMPIYNEVPWYVLGNAQSMLEELHARGGVHDYAMFILSDTRDDAIAAQERASVETLRAMLPAGTQLYYRRREDNAGRKVGNIADWVRRWGAGWDAMLVLDADSLMTGRAIAHLADALARDPGAGLIQSYPQLIGAQSVFGRMQQFANGVYGLALAEGLARWAGHEGNYWGHNAIIRTRAFAACAGLPPLRSVFGGEKLIMSHDFVEAGLLRRAGWSVQFLPRIRGSYEETPQTLIDHVLRDRRWCQGNLQHLNLLNAKGFRALSRFHLLHGAIGYLMAPVWFALLVIWALIGRGEEASVLTYFSETNPLMPSWPDMSEPRHVLVILLIYAMLLAPKLLAVVALPMTGSRFSDYGGAGRFTLSLFVEILLAILYAPILMVQQMIAVLRTTFGLQKGWSPQARDGGRYSWRTLITCHALETVSGVALWSGILAGVVSVWLLPIALSLVLAVPLSALSGVPLQRFAKALLATREVHKEPRITRIARARRNRLRMALETVPAHRTAAE; the protein is encoded by the coding sequence ATGACCAATTTTTCGCTGACCCCTCCGGAACAGCCACTGGCCATGCCGGAGCAGAACTTCGGTGCCTATTTTCAGGATCAGGCCTGCCCTGCCCTTGGTAACATGGCAGCCAGATCCGCAACGAAAGGCGAGGCCACACAAGGTCAGGTCGCGCTCTGGCGGGTGCTGGCCTTTTCCCCGGCGATGGCGGCAACAGGCTTGCTGACCTGGGGGATGAAGGACTGGTTTTCGGCCGATGGGTTTTCCATCCTGGAAATCGCGCTTCTGGTACTGATTTCTTTCAACTTTTTCTGGATTTGCTTTTCGGTCTCGACTGTTCTTCTAGGCCTTTGGGGTCTTGCGCAACGGCCGCGCGCGCTGGGTCGGGGCCGCCCGCAGCAGATGAAGGTCGCGCTCTTGATGCCGATCTACAATGAGGTGCCCTGGTATGTGCTGGGCAATGCCCAGTCGATGCTGGAAGAACTGCATGCCCGTGGCGGGGTTCATGACTATGCAATGTTCATCCTGTCGGACACCCGCGATGATGCCATCGCCGCCCAGGAACGCGCCAGCGTTGAGACCCTGCGTGCGATGCTGCCTGCCGGAACTCAACTTTACTATCGTCGCCGCGAAGATAACGCCGGCCGCAAGGTTGGCAATATCGCCGATTGGGTGCGCCGCTGGGGCGCGGGCTGGGACGCCATGCTGGTGCTGGATGCCGATAGCCTAATGACAGGACGCGCCATCGCCCATCTGGCGGACGCGCTGGCCCGCGACCCCGGCGCGGGACTGATCCAGAGCTATCCACAGCTGATCGGTGCGCAGTCTGTCTTTGGCCGGATGCAGCAATTTGCCAACGGGGTCTACGGTCTCGCACTCGCCGAAGGGTTGGCCCGCTGGGCCGGGCACGAGGGCAATTATTGGGGTCATAACGCGATCATCCGCACCCGTGCCTTTGCCGCCTGCGCCGGGCTGCCGCCGCTGCGCTCGGTCTTTGGCGGTGAGAAGCTGATCATGAGCCATGACTTCGTCGAAGCGGGCCTTCTGCGGCGCGCAGGCTGGAGTGTTCAGTTCCTGCCGCGTATCCGTGGCTCCTACGAGGAAACACCGCAGACGTTGATCGACCACGTATTACGTGACCGGCGCTGGTGTCAGGGCAACCTGCAGCACCTGAACCTCTTGAATGCCAAAGGCTTTCGCGCGCTGTCGCGGTTTCATCTGCTGCATGGGGCCATCGGCTATCTGATGGCACCGGTCTGGTTCGCGTTGCTGGTGATCTGGGCACTGATCGGACGCGGCGAAGAAGCCTCTGTCCTCACCTACTTCAGCGAAACAAACCCGCTGATGCCGTCTTGGCCTGACATGTCAGAGCCACGCCATGTGCTGGTGATCCTGCTGATCTATGCCATGTTGCTGGCGCCCAAGCTGCTGGCTGTTGTCGCCCTGCCGATGACCGGCAGCCGGTTCTCAGACTATGGTGGCGCGGGCCGGTTTACCCTGTCGCTGTTCGTAGAAATCCTACTTGCGATCCTTTACGCGCCAATCCTGATGGTGCAGCAGATGATTGCTGTGCTCCGCACCACTTTCGGCCTGCAAAAAGGCTGGTCGCCCCAAGCGCGCGACGGTGGCCGCTATTCCTGGCGGACGCTGATAACCTGCCATGCGCTGGAAACTGTCAGTGGCGTTGCCCTCTGGAGCGGTATTCTGGCGGGTGTGGTCTCTGTCTGGCTGTTGCCGATCGCACTGTCGCTGGTGCTTGCGGTGCCGCTGTCAGCGCTCTCTGGTGTGCCGTTGCAGCGCTTTGCCAAGGCCCTTCTGGCAACACGCGAAGTCCACAAAGAACCCCGTATCACCCGCATCGCCCGCGCCCGGCGCAATCGGCTACGCATGGCACTGGAGACCGTGCCGGCACATCGAACTGCAGCTGAGTGA
- a CDS encoding alpha/beta hydrolase family esterase — protein MRPAIVRVGRWCLGIGMALSGISLAPVALAGCGAEADACQIKGGDYHIALPDTQRDEAIPAVMFLHGYGGSGEAALRNRAMVDGLTGRGYAVIAPTALPRNPGGPRSWAFLPDFGGRDESAFFDAVLEDAEKKFNIEREAVVLSGFSAGAFMVSYLACASPDQFLAYATVSGSFWRPQPESCAGPIRLMHTHGWADEVVPLEGRYLGNRRFQQGDIFAGLELWRDTNGCDTHAPSRSWSDGDQLRRRWDCGLDADIELVLFAGGHRVPRDWANWLVDWVENSALSQ, from the coding sequence ATGCGGCCCGCGATTGTGCGCGTTGGTCGCTGGTGTCTCGGTATCGGCATGGCGCTGTCTGGGATCTCACTTGCGCCCGTGGCGTTGGCTGGATGTGGGGCAGAGGCCGACGCCTGCCAGATCAAGGGAGGGGATTACCATATCGCCCTGCCTGACACGCAACGGGATGAGGCAATCCCGGCAGTGATGTTTCTGCACGGCTATGGTGGCTCGGGCGAAGCCGCATTGCGCAATCGGGCGATGGTCGATGGGCTGACCGGGCGTGGCTATGCGGTCATCGCGCCCACAGCGCTGCCCCGCAATCCCGGCGGCCCGCGCTCCTGGGCGTTTTTGCCAGATTTCGGTGGCCGTGACGAATCTGCCTTCTTCGACGCAGTTCTGGAAGATGCTGAAAAGAAGTTTAACATCGAGCGAGAGGCGGTTGTATTATCAGGATTTTCTGCAGGGGCCTTCATGGTCAGCTATCTCGCGTGTGCGTCACCTGATCAGTTCCTTGCCTATGCAACGGTGTCGGGCAGTTTCTGGCGGCCTCAACCAGAGAGCTGCGCGGGCCCGATCCGCCTGATGCATACCCATGGATGGGCGGATGAGGTGGTGCCGTTGGAAGGGCGCTACCTCGGAAATCGGCGCTTCCAGCAGGGCGATATCTTTGCCGGGTTGGAGTTGTGGCGGGATACCAATGGATGTGACACACATGCGCCGAGCCGCAGTTGGTCCGATGGAGATCAACTGCGGCGTCGCTGGGACTGTGGACTGGACGCCGATATCGAATTGGTTCTGTTTGCGGGCGGTCACCGGGTGCCACGGGATTGGGCTAATTGGCTGGTGGATTGGGTCGAGAACAGCGCACTGTCGCAATGA
- a CDS encoding rhodanese-like domain-containing protein, whose protein sequence is MSHSQSKWSDNSDPQSEGRDDTPHITSGLGGSVISRRNFLRAGLAFGGLTVAGVGGYVWWRRQPPDHDLPRLTVEEAFAKAKADGLILVDIRTPREWRASGVPVGSHQIDMRREDFLEALDQVTGGNRNAALALICARGVRSARVTLALDAAGYSNVADVPEGMLGSAAGPGWLRSNLPVARWTGQG, encoded by the coding sequence ATGTCGCATTCTCAATCAAAATGGTCAGATAATTCCGACCCTCAGTCCGAAGGCAGAGACGATACCCCACATATCACGTCGGGGCTGGGCGGTTCGGTGATCTCGCGGCGTAATTTTCTGCGTGCCGGTCTGGCTTTTGGCGGGCTGACCGTTGCGGGTGTCGGTGGATACGTCTGGTGGCGCCGCCAGCCTCCAGATCATGATTTGCCGCGTCTGACGGTTGAGGAGGCCTTTGCTAAGGCCAAGGCTGATGGGCTGATCCTGGTGGATATCCGCACCCCGCGCGAATGGCGGGCCAGTGGCGTACCCGTTGGCAGCCATCAGATTGATATGAGGCGCGAGGATTTTCTGGAGGCGCTTGATCAGGTGACCGGTGGCAATCGCAATGCGGCTCTGGCGCTGATCTGTGCGCGCGGTGTGCGTTCGGCCCGTGTGACGCTGGCATTGGATGCGGCGGGTTACTCCAACGTGGCCGATGTGCCGGAGGGCATGCTTGGTTCTGCCGCCGGTCCGGGCTGGCTGCGCAGCAATCTCCCCGTCGCCCGCTGGACGGGGCAGGGCTGA